The Eurosta solidaginis isolate ZX-2024a chromosome 4, ASM4086904v1, whole genome shotgun sequence genome includes a window with the following:
- the LOC137248029 gene encoding uncharacterized protein: protein MDIESLFLIKEDDINELFPVSMLGTRIKFKQRLANLKENKENIVCFLESSNSSLSCSHKSQSVAASTPVKSLDEILKATPWGQSILQQYKEHCLLLDEHREALRYYCNKRSGKNPTGKLYDKATNVRRKMKRGTKVKDAEIDISSYKITEQTETQTEDEDA, encoded by the exons ATGGACATTGAGAGCCTGTTTTTAATTAAAGAAGACGATATCAATGAACTTTTCCCTGTTTCAATGCTTGGGACTAGAATTAAATTTAAGCAAAGGCtagccaatttgaaggaaaataaA gaaaatattgtttgttttttgGAATCTTCAAATAGTTCGCTTAGCTGTAGCCACAAATCTCAATCTGTCGCAGCAAGTACACCTGTAAAGAGTCTAGATGAAATACTAAAAGCAACTCCATGGGGCCAAAGCATTTTGCAACAATATAAGGAACATTGTTTGTTGCTAGACGAACATCGCGAAGCCTTG agATATTACTGCAACAAACGCAGTGGAAAAAATCCTACTGGAAAATTATATGACAAAGCAACAAATGTCCGCCGTAAAATGAAAAGGGGTACAAAAGTCAAGGATGCGGAAATCGATATAAGTAGTTATAAAATAACCGAACAGACAGAAACTCAAACCGAAG ATGAAGATGCTTAG